A region of Liolophura sinensis isolate JHLJ2023 chromosome 8, CUHK_Ljap_v2, whole genome shotgun sequence DNA encodes the following proteins:
- the LOC135472382 gene encoding uncharacterized protein LOC135472382, producing the protein MSAEMPRKLSVITITCAREMAMCSMGIGNFRKLAVAYLQDTLLNLHNVKVKLDCKENKFKSERELPSVTSVNMSSIRALVDQRLKLIFPGENSKAAIFSDNCYNILNAERCENIFKTLLRLSARVDEIVKEWGVAEELFVGVVPQPNDYSLVEVELDNTINRITLKWNKNTLAADIVTAVSKLAEKLRHQKRQPTPAEYLAFQLAYCNINKGKSMNHEGFRGLGTPGFRPHTQTYMSLTDPGDGHVLGTTRFEDWMKGAIVHVEHLERPNHLPRENIESYRIPSLYDFTKVRLHVGPTAPTTYFVGRRVKDSGSFDEDFLKLVNITAASASAAFNQGAAECKVAMEGLSTSQAVRYMQALRGQVQRSRKQFLSAAWNLNQTVLDDYKQEAPINLEERMDIATRAIEITSIGGFDKVTWDGASDTYPSKCIMYQLSFEEALTLVHEAHLRGLVTYFSAGFKFGEIKHAVYAGVDGIGIGGAQVLRFMDSETGMHGPYTEENIPRILANRDEAANSVRGRGVHLLARLDTMFFEGSITSDQNILRYELYTALLTRNESRLKALMAELSEVISLPDEGNSPITHVAKRLIESKSPLLSQQAESPEQWETFVETLTCLVDDQDEEELVEEYENEPWMTFRKKYREWQLKSHRRVTRQNSFTTQYKVYSA; encoded by the exons ATGAGTGCCGAAATGCCCCGAAAGCTTTCGGTTATCACCATTACCTGCGCCAGG GAAATGGCTATGTGTTCAATGGGTATCGGTAATTTCCGGAAATTGGCAGTCGCATACTTACAAGACACCTTGCTCAATCTCCATAATGTGAAAGTGAAGCTTGACTGTAAAGAAAACAAGTTCAAGTCGGAGAGAGAGCTCCCGTCAGTGACGTCCGTGAATATGAGTTCGATCCGGGCACTCGTCGACCAGAGGTTAAAACTCATCTTTCCGGGCGAAAACTCGAAGGCCGCCATTTTCTCGGACAACTGCTATAACATCTTGAACGCAGAGAGATGTGAGAACATTTTCAAAACTCTCCTGCGTCTCTCCGCTCGGGTGGACGAAATCGTGAAAGAGTGGGGTGTGGCCGAGGAGCTATTCGTTGGGGTTGTCCCTCAACCCAATGACTACTCTCTTGTCGAAGTAGAACTGGACAATACTATCAACAGAATCACGCTGAAGTGGAACAAAAATACCCTGGCAGCTGATATTGTCACGGCCGTGTCGAAATTAGCCGAGAAACTGAGGCATCAAAAGCGACAGCCGACTCCAGCGGAATATTTGGCCTTCCAGTTAGCCTACTGTAACATTAATAAGGGCAAGTCTATGAACCACGAGGGGTTCCGCGGCCTGGGTACCCCGGGATTCCGACCTCACACCCAAACCTACATGTCCCTCACAGATCCCGGAGACGGCCATGTTCTGGGCACCACCAGGTTCGAGGATTGGATGAAAGGCGCCATCGTCCACGTGGAACATCTGGAGAGACCCAACCACCTGCCCAGAGAGAACATCGAGTCTTACAGAATTCCCTCCCTTTACGACTTCACCAAGGTCAGGCTACACGTCGGTCCCACCGCCCCAACCACCTATTTCGTCGGCCGTAGGGTCAAAGATTCCGGATCCTTCGACGAAGACTTCCTGAAACTCGTTAACATCACGGCTGCATCAGCGTCTGCTGCTTTTAACCAAGGAGCTGCGGAGTGTAAAGTCGCCATGGAAGGATTGTCCACGTCACAGGCCGTAAGATACATGCAGGCCCTTCGGGGACAGGTCCAGAGATCCCGGAAACAGTTTTTGTCTGCAGCATGGAACCTCAACCAAACAGTCCTTGATGATTACAAACAGGAAGCGCCCATCAACTTGGAGGAGAGAATGGATATAGCAACGAGAGCTATCGAGATCACGTCGATCGGAGGTTTTGACAAAGTGACCTGGGACGGCGCCAGCGACACCTATCCCTCCAAGTGTATCATGTACCAGCTGAGCTTTGAGGAAGCCTTGACTCTGGTTCACGAGGCTCACCTCCGAGGGCTGGTCACCTATTTCTCAGCAGGTTTCAAGTTTGGCGAGATCAAACACGCCGTGTACGCCGGTGTTGACGGCATTGGAATTGGTGGCGCTCAGGTTCTGCGCTTCATGGACAGCGAGACGGGCATGCACGGACCGTACACGGAAGAGAATATCCCGCGGATCTTAGCCAACCGAGACGAAGCGGCCAATTCCGTCCGTGGACGTGGGGTTCACTTGTTGGCTCGTTTGGATACCATGTTCTTTGAAGGTTCCATCACCTCAGATCAGAACATCCTCAGGTATGAACTTTACACTGCCCTTCTCACCAGAAACGAAAGTCGACTTAAAGCTCTAATGGCTGAGTTGTcagaagttatctcccttcctgATGAAGGAAACTCCCCGATCACCCATGTTGCTAAGAGGCTCATAGAATCCAAGTCCCCGTTGTTGTCGCAGCAAGCAGAAAGCCCCGAGCAATGGGAAACTTTTGTGGAAACACTGACATGTTTGGTTGACGATCAGGACGAAGAAGAGTTGGTGGAGGAATATGAAAACGAACCCTGGATGACCTTCCGCAAGAAGTACCGAGAGTGGCAACTCAAAAGCCACAGACGCGTTACACGACAGAATTCTTTCACTACACAGTACAAGGTGTACTCTGCTTGA